A single Glycine soja cultivar W05 chromosome 14, ASM419377v2, whole genome shotgun sequence DNA region contains:
- the LOC114385058 gene encoding uncharacterized protein LOC114385058 isoform X6 gives MESPWERKCDSPLQPSTSATVLSAPPPETHSGLHGIDPGEAVRMESGETISQWQKLYFLKFGIRSLGNENEWDWPDVLSTRGSLMRSNSSAFDMSKTNLSHMLSSSAVMSRKQATTIQDGCNIPLKGFTCISQNSLYDQLKNQLMVSNLAMYTTAPNFIGTQLDDGCQPIPPSFDSLKRKRNLSSAHSPLQTSTSLLKDHDCIKKKNASDGLVGRDAASSNIDLRLGQPPQTGNPLPSFVEPPLFNALASPPKSQPLKQMITNADLSREEELQNNFSYAAGSIKMVEEMPQLKLKKYMSAVVNASARARSETKNVAKGLSFSPFLQFDNQYGGKTKTSENLWNDGSPIMPKKLYSDYGHTGRQSTNSGIRTNKCLNNDKGVNFAKDSGVKINSGFGIGQLMKYPSSIKRAVGGSDISVVNGKIHELNHESSLPSDTSVCADILRGSNNVSFLGQENHTPETSISFKGILKGLSHHVSSSVSNQTPTLPQQQQGINMDSCLLDENLRLLALTQILELSKQQHALYFNNMNQKQGGSNSISKVQHYMYEASTSEQGTSGATLKLLQNRGIYGNHESTVGLEKLASLTGMNSYCHLSGLSPRPLHSKEKESQCNHSYDLQNEETSLSLGINKDNTRSSVFEKCSEQPSNICFGGKYTCAAQINCCKSNFFSGIEPLCYIIKQKLANASGETSLKMASDLSRDMNSFKGENIEQGGKLDGQDSIKIGFRTPQWRDVPSKVRKAVCDATSLGQTATGMDWEGQDSVQLGNISMKRFKRTIDMGDMSKEQENSNVSSGCSAPVVTQASLEVNKIEPCMGDAVDTGFVNNLVVDEGSGIDKGWSSDLVEKSDEFLGSSSGSCLKNDYLRVLNDQPCCNLLDDLKLLDSLIWKKGWNQNNFVLSSNCKSNQSQKVKKGLKGKKRKRNLVRILDASLSSEFPSLLHKKNEEVTGICNSSSSCSKEMQMRPLSSLQKSSNKSSFVQPSNKQKHTAFSSKFLSCKNHLNKHQSYKVGYESESSSDAEFRTLPGVSGSKKLKKDLTSDCFEQFQMQEPAYEEPENDKLRPFSCRKENAHRITRPVVCGKYGEISSGHLAREVQKPVKIVSLRKVLKSSKRCRGHTNGKPIPTSKKKWKRLSIGTSSGHCCGNPGLKIKEHNETQNAIFFNKTNVDLSMEDLDRGGKPPVVYKGKRDAKAKQGNSVGNRAYVSLKVKNKEIRKQRSITELTAKETKVMDMMNSAQDQEPGLCSTASRNSIQGHMNIATINSDAFCCVCRSSSNDKINYLLECSRCLIRVHQACYGVSSLPKKSSWCCRPCRTNSKNIVCVLCGYGGGAMTRAIMSHTIVKSLLKVWNGEKDGMPKNTTSHEVFEKEIDAFLSSKDGQEVDQESVLKPKIVDTSTDLMKVTNHIQHTPTSVSNFKVHNSITEAVLDPTVKQWIHMVCGLWTPGTRCPNVDTMSAFDVSGVSRPRADVVCYICNRWGGSCIECRIADCSIKFHPWCAHQKNLLQSETEGIDDEKIGFYGRCTLHIIEPRCLPIYDPLDEIGSQEEKEFTCARAEGYKGRRWDGFQNNQCQGGCLVPEEQLNAWIHINGQKLCSRGLPKFPDLDIEHDCRKEYARYKQAKGWKHLVVYKSRIHALGLYTSRFISRGEMVVEYIGEIVGLRVADKREKEYQSGRKLQYKTACYFFRIDKEHIIDATRKGGIARFVNHSCLPNCVAKVITVRHEKKVVFLAERDIFPGEEITYDYHFNHEDEGKIPCYCNSKNCRRYMN, from the exons ATGGAGAGCCCATGGGAGAGGAAATGTGATTCGCCGCTTCAGCCGTCGACGTCCGCCACAGTTCTGTCTGCACCGCCGCCGGAGACG CATTCAGGGTTACATGGCATTGACCCAGGGGAGGCTGTTCGTATGGAAAGTGGGGAGACTATTTCTCAATGGCAGAAGCTATACTTCTTGAAGTTTGGG ATTAGGTCTCTGGGGAATGAGAATGAATGGGACTGGCCAGACGTATTATCAACAAGAGGAAGTCTGATGAGATCCAATTCATCTGCATTTGATATGTCCAAGACTAATTTGTCGCATATGTTGAGTTCGTCTGCAGTCATGTCAAG AAAACAAGCGACAACAATCCAGGATGGTTGCAACATTCCACTCAAAGGTTTTACTTGTATTTCACAAAACAGCTTGTATGATCAGTTGAAAAACCAGTTAATGGTGTCTAATCTAGCTATGTATACAACTGCACCAAACTTCATTGGAACTCAACTGGATGATGGTTGTCAGCCTATACCTCCTTCCTTTGATTctctaaaaaggaaaagaaatttgtctaGTGCCCACTCTCCTTTGCAAACTTCAACAAGCCTTTTGAAAGACCATGATTGCATCAAAAAGAAGAATGCTAGTGATGGTCTTGTAGGCAGGGATGCAGCTTCTTCCAATATTGATCTTAGGCTTGGTCAACCACCTCAGACAGGAAATCCACTTCCATCATTTGTAGAGCCACCGCTTTTTAATGCCCTTGCCAGTCCTCCTAAATCACAACCTCTGAAGCAGATGATTACTA ATGCAGACCTCAGCAGGGAGGAGGAATTACAGAATAATTTTAGCTATGCTGCTGGTTCAATCAAAATGGTTGAAGAAATGCCTCAGCTTAAACTCAAGAAATATATGTCTGCTGTGGTTAATGCTTCTGCTAGAGCTAGATCAGAAACTAAAAATGTGGCCAAGGGTTTATCCTTTTCACCATTTCTGCAATTTGATAATCAATATGGGGGAAAGACAAAAACTAGTGAAAATTTGTGGAATGATGGCAGCCCTATCATGCCCAAGAAACTGTATTCTGATTACGGCCACACAGGAAGACAATCAACCAATTCGGGCATAAGGACCAATAAATGTTTGAACAATGATAAAGGGGTGAACTTTGCTAAAGACTCTggtgttaaaataaattctggTTTTGGTATTGGTCAGTTAATGAAATACCCAAGCTCCATCAAGAGAGCTGTTGGTGGTAGTGATATTTCGGTTGTTAATGGAAAGATACATGAATTGAATCATGAATCAAGCTTGCCATCAGATACATCTGTGTGTGCAGATATTTTGCGTGGTTCAAACAATGTATCTTTTCTTGGACAAGAAAATCATACTCCAGAaacatccatttcatttaaagGGATTTTGAAAGGCCTTTCCCATCATGTTTCAAGTTCTGTGTCAAATCAGACTCCTACTTTGCCACAGCAGCAGCAGGGCATTAATATGGATTCTTGTTTGCTTGATGAAAACTTGAGGTTGCTTGCATTGACACAGATACTGGAGTTATCTAAACAACAGCATGCattgtattttaataatatgaatCAGAAGCAAGGGGGATCCAACAGTATTTCAAAAGTCCAGCATTATATGTATGAGGCTTCAACATCTGAGCAGGGAACTTCTGGTGCAACATTGAAATTGCTCCAAAATAGGGGGATTTATGGGAATCACGAGAGTACTGTTGGTTTAGAGAAACTAGCTTCCCTCACAG GTATGAACAGCTATTGTCATTTGTCTGGCCTATCACCAAGACCTTTACATTCTAAAGAAAAGGAATCACAATGTAATCATTCTTATGATCTTCAAAATGAAGAGACTTCTTTAAG CCTTGGTATAAACAAAGACAATACCAGATCAAGTGTATTTGAAAAATGCTCTGAGCAACCATCAAATATATGTTTCGGAGGCAAGTACACTTGTGCTGCTCAGATTAACTGTTGCAAGAGCAATTTTTTCTCAGGAATTGAACCCCTTTGTTATATCATAAAGCAAAAACTTGCTAATGCCAGTGGTGAAACTTCTTTGAAGATGGCTTCAGATTTGAGTAGAGATATGAATAGTTTCAAGGGCGAAAATATTGAGCAAGGTGGGAAGTTAGATGGCCAAGACTCGATCAAAATTGGCTTTCGTACACCTCAATGGAGAGATGTGCCAAGTAAGGTCAGGAAAGCAGTTTGTGATGCAACATCTTTAGGTCAGACAGCTACTGGTATGGATTGGGAAGGACAAGACAGTGTTCAACTTGGAAACATTTCTATGAAACGCTTCAAAAGAACTATTGACATGGGAGATATGTCAAAAGAGCAAGAAAATTCTAATGTTTCTTCTGGATGCTCTGCTCCTGTGGTTACTCAGGCATCTTTGGAGGTCAACAAAATTGAACCCTGCATGGGTGATGCTGTAGACACTGGCTTTGTCAACAACCTTGTAGTTGATGAAGGGTCAGGTATTGATAAAGGCTGGTCGTCAGATTTGGTTGAAAAAAGTGATGAGTTTCTAGGCTCATCCTCTGGGAGTTGCTTGAAAAATGATTATCTGAGAGTCTTAAATGATCAACCATGTTGCAATCTCCTTGATGACCTTAAACTGTTAGATTCCTTGATATGGAAGAAAGGAtggaatcaaaataattttgtgcTTTCTTCTAATTGTAAAAGCAATCAATCTCAAAAAGTCAAGAAGGGCCTTAAAGGAAAAAAGCGAAAGAGAAATTTGGTGAGGATTCTAGATGCTTCATTATCTTCTGAATTCCCTTCCTTATTGCATAAAAAGAATGAAGAAGTTACTGGAATATGTAATTCCTCTTCTAGTTGTTCAAAAGAAATGCAAATGCGCCCTTTATCTAGCCTGCAAAAATCATCTAACAAGTCTTCCTTTGTTCAACCTagtaacaaacaaaaacatactGCATTTTCATCCAAATTTCTTTCTTGTAAGAATCATCTGAACAAGCATCAAAGTTACAAAGTTGGCTACGAGTCAGAATCAAGTTCTGATGCTGAGTTTCGCACATTGCCTGGAGTTTCTGgatcaaagaaattaaaaaaggatCTCACTTCTGATTGTTTTGAGCAGTTTCAAATGCAAGAACCAGCCTATGAGGAACCTGAAAATGATAAGCTGAGGCCATTCTCTTGCAGGAAGGAAAATGCTCATAGAATCACAAGGCCAGTAGTATGTGGAAAATATGGTGAAATATCTAGCGGGCATTTGGCTAGAGAGGTGCAAAAACCAGTAAAAATTGTCTCTCTCAGGAAGGTTCTTAAATCTTCCAAAAGATGTAGGGGTCATACAAATGGAAAGCCTATACCAACTTCAAAAAAGAAATGGAAGAGATTGAGCATTGGAACAAGTAGTGGACATTGCTGTGGGAACCCTGGTTTAAAAATTAAGGAACACAATGAAACCCAAaatgcaatattttttaataaaacaaatgtTGATTTGTCCATGGAAGATTTGGATAGAGGTGGCAAGCCACCTGTCGTTTACAAAGGGAAGAGAGATGCCAAAGCTAAGCAGGGTAATAGTGTTGGAAATAGAGCTTATGTTTCATTGAAGGTGAAGAACAAGGAAATTCGGAAACAGCGTAGCATTACTGAACTCACTGCTAAAG AAACCAAAGTGATGGATATGATGAATAGTGCTCAAGATCAGGAGCCTGGTTTGTGTAGCACCGCAAGTAGAAA CTCCATTCAAGGTCACATGAACATAGCCACCATAAATTCAGATGCTTTCTGCTGTGTGTGTCGAAGCTCAAGCAATGATAAAATCAACTATTTGTTGGAGTGTAGTCGATGTCTGATTAGA GTGCATCAAGCGTGCTATGGTGTTTCCTCATTACCCAAAAAAAGTAGTTGGTGTTGCAGGCCATGCCGAACAAActcaaaaaatatt GTTTGTGTCCTATGTGGTTATGGAGGTGGAGCCATGACTCGAGCAATAATGAGTCACACAATTGTCAAGAGCCTCCTGAAAGTGTGGAATGGTGAGAAAGATGGCATGCCAAAGAATACAACTTCACATGAAGTTTTTGAAAAGGAAATAGATGCATTTCTATCCTCAAAAGATGGGCAAGAAGTTGATCAAGAAAGTGTTTTGAAGCCCAAAATTGTTGATACATCAACAGATCTGATGAAAGTTACCAATCACATACAACACACCCCAACCTCTGTTTCTAATTTCAAGGTACATAACAGTATTACAGAAGCAGTTCTTGATCCAACTGTTAAACAATGGATTCATATGGTTTGTGGTCTTTGGACTCCTGGAACAAGATGCCCCAATGTTGACACCATGAGTGCTTTTGATGTATCTGGTGTTTCGCGTCCAAGAGCAGATGTG GTTTGTTACATTTGCAATCGATGGGGTGGTTCTTGTATAGAGTGCAGGATTGCTGATTGCTCTATCAAGTTTCATCCTTGGTGTGCTCATCAAAAG AACCTCTTGCAAAGTGAGACTGAAGGCATTGATGATGAGAAGATTGGATTTTATGGAAGATGCACGCTTCATATTATTGAACCTAGATGTCTGCCCATATATGATCCTCTTGATGAAATTGGAagtcaagaagaaaaggaattcACCTGTGCCAGGGCAGAG GGTTACAAGGGCCGTAGGTGGGATGGTTTTCAGAATAATCAGTGCCAAGGTGGATGCCTTGTTCCTGAGGAGCAGCTAAATGCTTGGATTCACATTAATGGGCAGAAATTATGTTCACGGGGACTTCCAAAATTCCCAGATTTAGATATTGAGCATGATTGTCGA AAGGAATATGCTCGATACAAACAAGCAAAGGGATGGAAACACCTTGTTGTATACAAGTCCCGTATACATGCTCTAGGTCTTTACACTTCTCGATTCATTTCCCGGGGTGAAATG GTTGTTGAGTATATTGGTGAAATTGTGGGGCTGCGTGTGGCTGATAAAAGAGAGAAGGAATATCAATCTGGAAGGAAACTTCAGTACAAGACTGCCTGCTACTTCTTCAGGATAGACAAAGAGCATATTATTGATGCCACAAGGAAAGGGGGGATTGCTCGATTTGTGAACCACTCATGCCtg CCAAATTGCGTGGCAAAAGTGATCACCGTAAGGCATGAAAAGAAG GTTGTCTTCTTGGCAGAGAGGGACATATTTCCTGGTGAAGAGATTACGTATGATTACCACTTTAATCACGAAGACGAAGGAAAGATTCCATGTTACTGCAATTCAAAAAATTGCAGGCGCTATATGAACTAA